The following DNA comes from Eubalaena glacialis isolate mEubGla1 chromosome 1, mEubGla1.1.hap2.+ XY, whole genome shotgun sequence.
TTTGGCCTCCAgtctcttgtctctcttctcAGCAATGGTAAGGCAGATACCCCTTCCCTGGGGAAGAGAGATCCATGGTTTGTTGTTTTTGCCAATAACGAAAATGTTGGAGAGCCAGATGGCAAAGCTGTTGCCACTGGCATCTTTCACGTGAACTATATCAAAAGAAACAGAATGTCTTTTCTGGTTGGTGATCACACCAATCCTTCCCAGATTAGCATCTCCAGTCACCATGCTCAGGTTACCAGTGTCAAATTTGACAAAATCATTAATCTTGCCAGTCTCCAAATCAATTTGAATGGTGTCATTTACCTTGACGAGGGGATCAGGGTAGCTGATGGTATGAGCACCATGGGTCACCAGATGAGGGATTCCTTTTGTGCCCACAAAGATCTTTCTCACTTTGCACAACTTATACTTGGCCTCCTCAGGTGTAATATGATGAATAGCAAAGCGGTCCTTGGTGTCATGGATCAGACGAAAATTCTCTCCAGTCTTGTCAATACTGATGACATCCATAAAACCATCAGGGTAGGTTATATCAGTGCGAACCTTGCCATCAATCTTAATGAAACCCTGCATGCAGATCTTTACTTCATCTTCTGTTAAGGCATACTTATGTCTGTTCCTTAGGAAAATGGGTAGGGGGAGACATTCCTTCAGCTTGTGGGGACTTGTAGACGGACAAGGAGCAAACACACTAGTCAGTTTATCCAGCATCCAATGCTTTGGAGTTTCTACACAATTCAGGTGCTTCTTGGGACCACGAGCCATGGCAGCACTAGGCACGAAAAGAGTTCCTCTTATATTTCTATCCCTGGTTACTGGTACCATCATCCATACTGTCTCCCAAATTAAAAATCCTAGATTCAGGGTTCCCCCTCACTCCCACTTAAGTATCTGTTGATTTATTTCCTTAATATCTTTCCTCTCCATTCCCAGGGCTGCCACTGTTTTCATTCAGAGCTTTATAACTTTTTTCTAGGATATTTCAACTGTCTCATTTGGTCTCCTTTCTTCAAGACCCTCTCTCTAATTCATTCTCCTGAGTTACCTAATAAAACACAGTTGTAGTCAAGCCACTTAAACATCCCCTATAAGTACAAATTGATTCGTAGTTGAACTCCAAACAACCCAGCATTACAAATGCACAATCCCATATCAAGATCAAATAACGTTACCATTTTCACAGtgaaatttttagtttctttcacATATACGTTAGTCATGCCTCAGAATCTGTATATATTATAGCTCTTCTTCCCAGAatactcttttccttttccacaaaAGAACTCCTACTCATCCCTTAAGATTTATTTTCCATGTCACCTCCTCTATGAAGCCCACTGTGACTACCTTAAGTAACGTGATACCAGTAGAGCCACACTGCATTGAAGCCATACTACCTGTATTTGGATACTGACTCTGTCaccttggcaagtcacttaaccagtCTATGCCTTAGTTGTCTCATCAATGAAATGGAGATGGTAAAAGTAATTACCTCAGAGGCTTGTTGCAATGGTTATGTGAATcgattaatacatgtaaagtaaaACACTTCAGTCTTGGTTAAGTGTTTGATAACtgttagctatttttttttttttttttagctatttttatatagtttattCACTCCTGTCTTTATGTTCTTATATAATTTTCAGTTAGAGAATGTATCCCATTATGCTGTATCTATCTCTTTATATAGGTCCCTACCTCTAGATGGAAAGCCACTTAGCTTGAAGACTGTGACTTATTCATCTCTTTAACCTGTCAGAGTACCAAACCAGACTCTGAGCATATAGTATTCAGTGaatgtaaaatgaataaatgtgtgagtgaatgaatgaatgaatgaatgaacaaactcaGGTAAATAATATGACAAAACTGTTTCTGTATGTGTCTGTTACACAGATCAAAGTAGATTCAATCTATTAGCCAAGTATCTAAGACTTGTATTGGTGAAATAAAATATAGGAAACTCTTTCTTGTGCCTTGAACCCCAAAGCAGTGTCATAGCCCTTTTAGTTATGATGTAACCTTCCCATTGACATGGAAAAGCCACTGGtcctattaaattattatttttttcttttttaactgctCAGTTCACGTTTGCTTTTGCCTATGCTGTTTGACTCCATATTTTTGGTCCCAGGTTAGACATCTAATTCATTAATAAGAAGAAATCATTATAATCAACTCTGATGgtcaataagaaataaatatatcctTTGTGTTCTCAGAGAGGAGGTTTGCTTCATTTACTCTTTTCTCTTGATAAATGCTGTTTTCTAATGCCTTTGTGGTGATAAAGAGAATGAAGGGTGGGGGGGAAACCTAGATACTTTCTTCTCTGGGTCACTTTGCCTAAAGACTTCTTTACAGCCACGTTCAGATGATTTATGTGCATATTGTATATGCAGCAGCAGCAGTTATAGAGCTTTTCCTACCATTTAACCTGCATCATTCTGAGGGGCCGTTTACTGGCTGCTTAACTTAGCATCTGCTACTTTGGTAGTCTAATATCTAGATAGAatgaagaatcagaaaaataaaactccagTAGGCTTGTTTACTTCGATAGGTAATGGTGTGTGGTTTTGCGGGGTGGGGTGTGTTTTGTCTTAGTTTGCATTATccaaaattatctatttttttaatctttgcagaATTAAGACATGTTTGTCTTTTCCCAACTTAGGAATCAGACAGCAGAAAGAAACATAAATGGTCTCCTCTATGTACTCTATTTAAGGAAGGTCTTGTTGTTTTATAGTCTTTTGTAGCTTCCCAAACACATTAACAATATTTGATATTAacaaattttcacaatatttgaaAGTAGACAAACTGCAGCCAATACAAATCAAAATACCTGTACAATTACTAAATCTGTCTAACTAAACTAGTTAAATGCTCTCTAGTTGTCATATATAATTGGTAACTGAATCATAAAACCATTGACTTTTAAGGCTATAAATGAGATGAGAGCTTGGCTTATCCAACCAATATaaaattccttctttctttttgacgAATTCCTTTCTCCTCATTCCTCAATTGTCACCTTTAGTTCAGGCTTTCATCATATCTTCTTAACTCCTCTTCCTCAGCCTCTGTGCTGCCTTGGTGCTCTACGAGTCTAGACACGCCTCAACTGCCAAAGTTGCTTTCTTTATTCATCACTTTGACTATACCGCTTTTCCTATGCCTTGGTCACTTCCCAACATCTCATATGTTGCAAAAATCTCCTCACTTCAAGCTTCATTGCACTCCAAGAAGGGGCACCagacttccttttctccttcaacCTCCCAACACATGCCTAAATCTCCTGTCACCCAAAAAACTTCCTCAAAGTCCTCTCATTGTAGTTAGTAAAGCTCTTGCCCCTGTTTCTGGGCTTTTCCCAAAGTACCATTACTgggaattcccttttctcctggCTAGTGAGGCAATCTCTTCCCTATTAGTTCAGAAACCCCATTCCTGCAATACAATCTTCTTAGATAAATCAGTCCTTATGTGCTTTGGACAcaccctgaattttttttttttttttttttgcttctttctctgccctcctaagttgtattttcttttaatgcaTCCATTAAATTCATCCATTTCACTGAATATATGTATCAGACAGTCCTTTCATGTACTTTTAGGTTTATTATGTTGTCTCTGTCATACACATGTAAATAGGTTCCAGTTATCAATTGCTGAGTAACTACCACAACACTTAGTGTCTAAAACAGCAACCATTTTATTACATCTTATGAATTCTGTGGGACAAGAATTTGAGAAAAACTCAGCTCAGTGATTCTCCACATAGTGACAACTAGGATCACTTCATGATATCCGTTTGGTGGATGGGTAGGTTTGGAGGGTCCAAGATGGCTTTACATACATGTTAGGCATCAGGAATGGCCAGAACCCTGGGCTCGGTTTGGACTGTTTGAACAAAGTGCCTATATGTGGCTTCTCCAAGGCAGTCTTAGGGTAATTAATCCTCTTACATGGCAACTCAAGGCTCCTGGAAGACTCAAGAGGCTCCAAGAGGCCCAAGTAGAAGCTTTAAAGTTTCTTAGGACCTAACCTTGGAATTTCTAAAACATCACCTCTGCAGCCTCTATTGGATTAAGCAAATCATTATGACTAGCTTAGAGTAAAGGCAAGTGAAATTAGATTCAACCTCTTGATGAGAAGGATAGCATAGGAATATGTAGccattatatgtaatatatagatatagagatagagattagatatagatatagatatatggatATGACATTTGATAAATGACTTTAATTATAGTAATGATTTTCTGATTTTAGGaaacaatattgaaaagaaaTTGTATTGATTGTACCTATAATGCATGTTGTCAACAAAATATTCAAACTTTAGGAAACATTATCTCTACTTTACCACCCTCCCGTAACTTGctcagcccttttttttttaacctagataGACTACAATCTTCTTGGGTACagtgtatatttcatttttatatccctAGCAACTATCTCAGAGCTTGGTACACAgtaaactctcaataaatgtttgctgaattgaattgaattagtCCTGGATTTTGAGGCTGACATGACCAACTTAATGACTTCTCTGAACATACCGTAAAGAAGGATAAAGGTAGCAAGAAAATCCAGCCTTATCAAGGGTAAATCCAACAGGAggtactgatatatatatattaatatatatattatatattaatatatatatatgccaactAATACAGTTCTAGAAAACACAGGTGATGGTATCAGTTAATCTTTTCCATCTTCCTTCATGCAGTATAAATTTCAAGAGACCATCCATTTAACATGTCTATGTCCAAATTACTGCATGAGCTGGATAGCAAACATTCTGGATTACTTCTGACAAGCTTTAGTTATTTTGGAGAAAAGGGGGGCAAACAAAATGATTCTATTATGCCTCTTTGTCATTAGAGAAAAGCCAAGCTAATAAGAGTCAATAATAAGAATtgacatatctttttgaattcacAGCTTTTAATATACAAAGTAAATTAAAACGTCCTTTTAATCTTGGATGGAATTTCCTTCTTTAAGCTGTGATCTTGTGTTTCTCtgttaatttcaaatttaaagaaCTCTTGGCTGATGAAACTGTTGTATAAGCAGAGGCACTGTTGTTCATTGTGTAATGTGAGAATCAGAAACTCTGCTGCAATTCTCTTGTCATGTCGCTGACAGACTTCCAGAATTTTGATTGGAAGGATgggtatattttataatttgttttaatcCTGAGGCAATTTTATGAGATTTGTTTCAAATTACTTACtaaattcatttctattttttttctgtatgtattaGGAAAAAACTGCCTCTTGTTTCCAAAAGTCCTATCTACTTATTATATTTGTTTGTCTTGGCTATTAggataatgcatttaaaaattcttttaaataatcaTTAGAATTTTACATCATTTCTTCTCACTTTACTAATATTAGTGGACAATGCTTGAATAAAACCAATTTAGGGACTTGAAGTATAAAAATATTGCTATATATTTCCATGACATGCTTTCCAAAAATTTTTCTGTTCCTGTTGTGCAGACTTGACAAATAAGGCATAAGATGATAGAATAACTCACCAAGGTCATTTAAGATAATAGTAGACCTGGGAAGCTTATTACTGTTTCATGATCATTTTGTCTCTTTCTAGGTCTTTCCAACTCTGTTGTCCACCTTTAAATACCTTTTTCAACATTAATGAATTTAATAAGCTTTTACATTTAATACATTGTTTACAGACTATAGTCTTTCCATTGGAGACATTATTTTACTAATTTGTTTTAATTGCTAGCTATTTCTATAtcccttgtatttatttatagttcTTTCTTACTGTAAATTATTTCTTTACATACATTCATACAAAATTCACATATatggatttttatttctaatttcacaCCCATTGCCCCTCCCTATCCCAAGAATTTGGAAGTAACAGTTTTCTACTGATTCTTTCCTTCCATTTGGCAACCattttatttcactgtttttGAAGTGATGCAGTAAGAGAAAAATGGCTgccttttgtttatttccttgtaCATTAACATGATGACATCATCAAAGATATTAGCTAGAATGTACATATCTTTAAGAACCCAGAGGTACACTATAAGCCAGAAAcactctgttttccttttcctcttaatGCCCCAAGGTTTTGCAGCTTTAGCGTAGCTCTTGTGTGCAGGGGGAAAAAGGAACATGAGCATTTTGGAACAAATGCATTAAAATGGTGGCATTTAAAACATAtctgaatatttttttcagtgttaaGAAAAATCCATGAAAAGGCATTTATTTAAGTCATGAAACATTCTAAATCAATGCTACCActacaaaaaatattataaagaatgATGTTAAATCATTATATTTAGAGACTGGCTAAAATATTTAGCCACATGTGCCTATTCtggctttaaattattttttaaaatttccattgacACAAAAAATTTTGTTGTAATTATTTCCAAAAAATAACTTCTCATTAATGGAAGGTTTAAGCAGGTATACAGATTTACTATTTTTAAGATTACTGTATTACTTACAAACACTATTAAAATGTACTATATATCAAACTGtacagaaaatttattttctgatctTCATTTATGATGCTTCTGACTTTTCTTTCTGTGCTCTTTGTTGCACATTGCATGTACTTGTCATAGGATTTCCATTGAGATTAACAAGCAACAAGCTTTCAGTTACAAATTCAATTTAGATTATTAAAGAGataagaagtttatttttttcatcaactTCCAATTATTAAATAGCTTTTTCATTTGGAAATACACAATCCATTC
Coding sequences within:
- the LOC133098317 gene encoding small ribosomal subunit protein eS4, X isoform-like, whose protein sequence is MARGPKKHLNCVETPKHWMLDKLTSVFAPCPSTSPHKLKECLPLPIFLRNRHKYALTEDEVKICMQGFIKIDGKVRTDITYPDGFMDVISIDKTGENFRLIHDTKDRFAIHHITPEEAKYKLCKVRKIFVGTKGIPHLVTHGAHTISYPDPLVKVNDTIQIDLETGKINDFVKFDTGNLSMVTGDANLGRIGVITNQKRHSVSFDIVHVKDASGNSFAIWLSNIFVIGKNNKPWISLPQGRGICLTIAEKRDKRLEAKQSSG